A single Brachionichthys hirsutus isolate HB-005 chromosome 17, CSIRO-AGI_Bhir_v1, whole genome shotgun sequence DNA region contains:
- the rbm47 gene encoding RNA-binding protein 47, which translates to MTAEDPASSSAMSNNAAHSKASAVSQHSFHGQISIPEGVVGAPNEPALVALMERTGYSMVQENGQRKYGPPPGWNGASPPRGCEIFVGKIPRDVYEDELVPVFESVGRIYEMRLMMDFDGKNRGYAFVMYTEKHEAKRAVRELNNYEVRPGRLLGVCSSVDNCRLFIGGIPKTKKREEILEEVSKVTEGVLDVIVYASAADKMKNRGFAFVEYESHRAAAMARRKLMPGRIQLWGHQIAVDWAEPEIDVDEDVMETVKILYVRNLMMETSEETIRQVFSQWNPGCVERVKKIRDYAFVHFNSRDDAVLAMDHLSGTEVEGSCIEVTLAKPVDKEQYSRQKASKGAPATPEATQQNFVYQCDPYTLAYYGYPYNTLIGPNREYFIKGSPMIQNNAGTVRGRGRAAAGNRTPGPRGSYLGGYSAGRGIYSRYHEGKSKQPEKPYELMPSLELAAPVNTVGIKPGTMALPTLGGQYPVFSTAPAAKLIEEGKMHAVEHLINPLAMQHTEHATAAAAATVLPTVSTPPPFQGRPITPVYAMTHNVQRIPAAAGLYGAGYVPFANYAANTAALAALQKNAAVAAAAYGGYAGYAVPQAFPATAFQVPIHDVYQTY; encoded by the exons ATGACAGCTGAAGATCCTGCTTCTTCCTCAGCCATGAGCAATAACGCTGCCCACTCCAAAGCTTCTGCTGTATCCCAACACTCTTTTCATGGACAGATCAGTATCCCAGAGGGAGTTGTAGGTGCTCCCAATGAGCCTGCCCTGGTGGCCCTGATGGAGCGCACTGGCTACAGTATGGTTCAGGAAAACGGTCAGCGTAAATATGGTCCTCCTCCCGGTTGGAATGGAGCATCTCCACCACGAGGATGCGAAATCTTTGTTGGCAAGATCCCAAGAGACGTTTACGAGGATGAACTGGTCCCAGTTTTTGAGTCAGTCGGACGCATCTATGAGATGCGTCTGATGATGGACTTCGATGGAAAGAACCGAGGGTACGCGTTTGTGATGTACACAGAGAAACACGAGGCCAAGCGAGCTGTACGTGAGCTCAACAACTATGAGGTGAGGCCTGGACGACTTCTGGGGGTCTGCTCCTCTGTGGACAACTGCCGTCTTTTCATCGGTGGCATCCCCAAGACCAAAAAGCGTGAGGAGATCCTAGAGGAGGTCTCCAAGGTGACAGAAGGGGTACTAGATGTGATAGTTTATGCCAGTGCTGCAGACAAGATGAAGAACCGAGGCTTTGCCTTCGTAGAGTATGAGTCACACCGTGCAGCCGCCATGGCTCGCAGGAAGTTGATGCCTGGACGCATTCAGCTTTGGGGCCACCAGATTGCAGTAGACTGGGCTGAGCCAGAGATTGATGTCGATGAAGATGTGATGGAGACAGTGAAAATCCTCTATGTCAGGAATCTTATGATGGAGACAAGCGAGGAGACAATCAGACAG gtgttcagccaatGGAATCCTGGTTGTGTTGAACGTGTAAAGAAAATCCGTGACTATGCCTTTGTCCACTTTAACTCCCGGGATGACGCCGTCCTGGCCATGGACCACCTCAGTGGCACAGAAGTGGAAGGGTCCTGTATAGAAGTGACACTAGCCAAACCAGTTGATAAAGAGCAGTACTCACGCCAAAAGGCCTCTAAAGGGGCTCCTGCTACTCCAGAGGCCACTCAGCAGAACTTCGTTTACCAGTGTGATCCCTACACATTGGCGTACTACGGTTATCCCTACAATACCCTCATCGGACCCAACAGGGAATACTTCATCAAAG GATCCCCAATGATACAGAACAATG CAGGTACTGTGCGAGGTCGTGGTCGTGCTGCTGCAGGTAACCGTACCCCTGGGCCACGTGGGTCGTACCTGGGGGGTTACTCTGCTGGTCGTGGCATCTACAGCCGCTACCACGAAGGCAAGAGCAAGCAGCCCGAAAAACCCTATGAGCTGATGCCCAGTCTGGAGCTTGCTGCCCCTGTCAACACCGTTGGCATCAAACCTGGCACAA TGGCATTGCCTACTCTGGGTGGACAGTACCCAGTGTTCAGCACAGCCCCTGCAGCTAAGCTGATAGAGGAGGGAAAGATGCATGCAGTGGAGCACCTCATCAATCCTCTGGCCATGCAACACACTGAACACGccaccgctgctgctgctgccactgtCCTGCCTACAGTCTCCACTCCTCCACCTTTTCAG GGCCGCCCAATCACTCCAGTCTATGCAATGACACACAACGTACAGCGTatcccagctgctgctggtctgtATGGAGCCGGATACGTCCCCTTTGCAAACTATGCTGCAAACACAGCGgctctggctgctctgcagAAGAACGCAGCTGTGGCAGCTGCAGCATATGGGGGATACGCAGGATATGCGGTGCCGCAGGCCTTCCCCGCGACAGCTTTCCAGGTGCCTATCCATGATGTCTACCAGACCTATTGA
- the cntf gene encoding ciliary neurotrophic factor: MATTRTRGVPAPGPNRAAVSRAAAVAEQLQYESCILLDLYRKRERFTDSLVADGRLVSIPPPSSRTDPKDKLWCLHSALLQCHVLLERVISREEEELGTGTKAEYETQRKKVKDRLSLVLISTGELLKAVCGATIPNPSVQGLELNGPTTLFELKLWVYRVLQEIEYWTKTAITALRELPSIIANDQARSTRVTQR; encoded by the exons ATGGCAACCACGCGCACGCGAGGCGTGCCCGCGCCGGGTCCGAACCGGGCCGCCGTGTCCCGGGCCGCGGCGGTGGCGGAACAGCTGCAGTACGAAAGCTGCATCCTGCTGGATCTTTAT agaaagagggagcgtTTTACCGATAGTTTGGTGGCTGACGGTCGTCTGGTGTCcatccctcctccatcctcccgaACGGACCCCAAAGACAAGCTGTGGTGTCTCcactctgctctgctccagTGCCACGTCTTACTGGAGAGAGTTATctccagagaggaagaggagctagGCACTGGGACGAAAGCAGAGTATGAGACCCAGAGGAAGAAGGTGAAGGACAGACTGTCACTCGTCCTAATCAGCACTGGAGAACTCCTCAAAGCGGTTTGTGGTGCCACAATCCCAAATCCCAGTGTGCAGGGATTGGAG CTAAATGGCCCAACCACTCTGTTTGAGCTGAAGCTTTGGGTATACCGGGTCCTACAAGAGATCGAATACTGGACCAAGACAGCCATCACCGCCTTGAGAGAACTGCCTTCCATCATAGCCAACGATCAAGCAAGGAGCACGCGAGTCACTCAGAgatga